In Populus nigra chromosome 10, ddPopNigr1.1, whole genome shotgun sequence, the following proteins share a genomic window:
- the LOC133705982 gene encoding uncharacterized protein LOC133705982 — MEINSSNDDSRGRNGDGDHGYVGFPIHSQVIKIRQEFDKIKHPSLQQLEVRGVVKCRINRQRSRSPLGLAERPISVGN, encoded by the coding sequence ATGGAGATCAATAGCAGCAACGACGACAGCAGAGGCAGAAATGGAGATGGAGATCATGGATATGTGGGGTTTCCAATTCACAGTCAGGTTATAAAGATCAGGCAAGAATTTGACAAGATCAAGCATCCATCTCTACAGCAGCTAGAGGTGAGAGGGGTTGTAAAATGCAGGATCAACAGGCAGCGATCGCGTTCACCACTAGGTCTAGCTGAGAGACCCATCTCAGTAGGCAACTAA
- the LOC133705981 gene encoding uncharacterized protein LOC133705981, producing the protein MAVSKFVMASLTNCRPLTCAATATASSYQERLVPHPPDLIKWVRREGGFVHQAIKISQDGTNGLGLIASHDIPKGSQLIVLPDNIPLKFGDEDGVDEAHSVLVKLAQKVPDELWAMKLGLKLLQERARVNSFWWPYISNLPQTYSVPIFFQGEDIKNLQYAPLLYQVNRRCRFLLDFEQEVKRAVENLKQNDHPFDRQDVDASSLGWSMSAVSSRAFRLYGKKLPDGTCIDAPMMLPLIDMCNHAFNPNAQIIQEQDAGSAKMLIKAVAETPIKQNDAILLNYGCLNNDLFLLDYGFVIPSNPYDCIELKYDGAFLDAASVAAGVSSPKFSSPAPWQRQFLSQLNLDGEAANLKVTLGGQELVDGRLLAALRVLQASDMEMVRKHDMDTLKSLSADAPLGIANEVAAYRTIIALCVIALEHFPTKIMEDESSLRQGVSASTELAIQFRIHKKSVIVDVMRDLTRRAKSLLSKDTTACQG; encoded by the exons ATGGCTGTTTCAAAGTTTGTAATGGCCTCGCTAACCAATTGCCGTCCACTAACATGCGCTGCCACGGCCACAGCCTCATCCTATCAAGAGCGTCTGGTCCCACACCCACCAGACCTGATCAAATGGGTGAGGCGCGAAGGTGGGTTCGTGCACCAGGCCATTAAAATATCCCAAGATGGAACCAATGGTCTTGGTTTAATTGCCTCTCATGATATCCCAAAAGGGTCTCAGCTTATTGTCCTTCCTGATAACATACCCTTAAAATTTGGAGATGAAGATGGAGTTGATGAGGCACATTCTGTTTTGGTTAAACTGGCCCAAAAAGTTCCTG ATGAACTGTGGGCAATGAAATTGGGTTTGAAGCTTCTTCAAGAAAGAGCAAGGGTCAACTCCTTCTGGTGGCCATACATCAGCAACCTGCCGCAAACTTATAGCGTGCCCATATTTTTTCAAGGGGAGGATATAAAGAACTTGCAGTATGCTCCTCTTCTATACCAG GTGAATAGAAGATGCAGgtttcttcttgattttgaaCAAGAAGTCAAGCGTGCTGTTGAAAACCTGAAACAAAATGATCATCCTTTTGACAGGCAAGATGTAGATGCATCCTCTCTTGGGTGGTCAATGTCAGCAGTCTCATCCAGGGCATTTCGTTTATATGGAAAAAAGCTCCCAGATGGAACCTGCATTGATGCCCCCATGATGCTTCCTCTCATCGACATGTGCAACCATGCCTTCAATCCAAATGCACAAATTATTCAAGAACAAGATGCAGGGAGTGCAAAGATGCTTATAAAG GCTGTGGCAGAAACACCAATCAAACAAAACGATGCCATACTACTGAATTATGGTTGCTTGAACAATGATCTTTTCCTATTGGATTATGGATTTGTGATACCTTCAAACCCTTATGATTGCATTGAGCTCAAATATGATGGAGCTTTTCTGGATGCTGCAAGTGTTGCTGCTGGGGTATCTTCACCTAAGTTCTCTTCACCAGCTCCATGGCAACGACAGTTTTTATCCCAGTTAAATTTAGACGGTGAAGCTGCAAATCTCAAG GTGACATTAGGAGGTCAAGAATTGGTAGATGGACGGTTGTTGGCAGCCCTTAGAGTACTGCAGGCAAGTGACATGGAAATGGTGCGTAAGCATGATATGGACACTCTCAAATCTTTATCAGCTGATGCTCCTCTCGGAATTGCAAATGAAGTAGCTGCTTATCGCACCATTATTGCATTATGTGTGATCGCACTTGAGCACTTCCCTACCAAAATAATGGAAGACGAATCCTCATTGAGACAAGGTGTTTCAGCTTCCACTGAACTGGCCATCCAGTTTAGAATCCATAAGAAATCTGTCATTGTAGATGTGATGAGAGATCTAACAAGAAGAGCTAAATCACTTTTGTCCAAGGACACAACGGCTTGTCAAGGCTAA